In Lolium rigidum isolate FL_2022 chromosome 3, APGP_CSIRO_Lrig_0.1, whole genome shotgun sequence, the genomic window TGTTGTTGCCCTCACTTCACATCTACAGCCTAGCAAACAGATGGCTCCGGAGTCCAGCCAACAGAGACCCGCGTCGGCAGCTCTCACAGGGGACGTTTCCGCTCGCCAGCGATGCTGAGGAGCCGCGCTACGCCCTTGGTCCACAGCTCGTACTCCCTCTGGCTGGTGCACTCGAACTCGATCACCCGGTGGTCTGCCGTCCTCAGGCCAAAGTAGCGGCGGTGCTCACCGTCCTCCAGAAGGTGCCGGCCTGGCCACGCCGCGACGTCCTTGCAAACATCTATCACCACGCCTGCAGACGACAAGGATCAGACCTCAGTGCCATGGATGGATAATGTGATGTTTACATTGCCATCATTTGCCTGCCACTTACTTTTCTTCTTCTTGGTGATTGTTCCTGCAACATGCCGGCTCTTCATTTTGAGAGCAACCTGCAAACATGCCATGATAGCTAAGCGAAAAGTCCTGAATTTCCATGAAAAGTTCAACACAATTCAAGAACAGAAGCATTACCAGGCCCATTCTGTTGATGTACACTGACACAACCTTCGAATGCAGTGCGCCTGCAGAAAAAAAATATGATCACGAAACACGAACATCAGTACATGTGCCTTTTATCTAACACATCATGAACCAGAAATATTATCACCAAACAGCAAGCACCTTTCCGTGTGCGCTTAAGGAGCTCAGTGCCGCGAACAAGGAGTTCTTGGCTGCACACGCCCAGGAAGGTGTTCTCCTCCTCGAGCGAAAGGTCACTGAGGCTGCTGCCGTTGCTCTCCAGCTTCCGATGCTGCTTTGGCATATTCTGCTGCTTCTGATggtgccctcctcctcctcctcctcctcccattgTCCCCTTCTCCACCGGGATCACCGCTGCGATGTTCCACACCTCCTTCAAAGCCCTTGCCCTCAATGTGGCTGCACCtcgcaatgctgcaaacaacaagccACACGATGATCATCCAACCCAAAGTTTAGCAAACAGTTATCTGATCTGGTCGAAATGACAAACCAGTAGCCGCGGCAGCCGTGACCGTGACAATGTCTCCGGGTGTCCTGACATTCACTGCCGAACTAACAACCGCCTCCAAGTGCTCACGCTCCGCTCCCATGGACTCAGCAGCCTCGACACATTGTGCAGCCACAAGTGTCGCCGCGGAAGCCATAGCAAGGTCGGTGCGGGCTGCGCGGTCATCCTTGCCGGATCCTGAGGCTGCAGCAGTGGCAGCAGCGACAGCCGCAACCGCAGCAGCCACCGCTGCAACTGAAACAGCGGCATGGACCTGCGCATTGTGTGCTCGCgtctcctctttcttcttctccttcctgtCCTTGAGCCACCGACCTACTGTCTTGCTGCCGCCTCGGTATGCCTGTGGCTTCGGCGTGCCCACTCTGCAGTACTGCATAGTTTTAAAATGGTCCAATTAGCAAAGTGCAATCAGGTGGATGCTTATAATTCTCTATTCTTCTGTTCAAGAATAAATTCCTTGTTTTAAAATTGTCTAGTTAATAGAGATCATTTAGAAAATCTGAAGGATGCTCACAGTTCTCTTATTTTCTGTTCAAGAACCAATTCCTAGTTCTATGAACAATATTGTATGTCAAACAAATTTAACTGCCAGGAGTTGTTGTTTCAAGTGATAAATTCCTTACACTTATGGCTGGCCAGGACCTTGAAGTGATAGGTCAAACACAAATTTCTCGGTGGGTCCTTAACTCATAGTACTAACATAATTATTCAAGACTCGTTAGGTCAGTACAAACTACTATGTTTGCACAATGTTGAACCATAGTACTATGACTTAGGTCGAAATGTTTAGCTAAAGTCGTGGCATATACTGGTGCATACACCAGTAAACTATGTACAATCACAGAATAGAAAAATCGACACAATCATGAAGCGGTGTGGAATGCAACATTAGTCCTGGATCAGATAAAAGAATGCATCATTACATTAGATTAGAAAGCTGGAGGAATAAAACTTGATTAGGGACCGAAAAGGCACAGCTAGCCTCATGATGCAGAAAAGCGAGGAGACCAATCTAAAAGGCAAGGACTGCATGCCTGCGAGCGAGCCTGCTACTTTCTACCCAGAGAGAGAAACGGGTGCATGGAGAGTGACATGGGCAGGCAGGACGTGCACAGTGTTTGCTTGCACAAGCAGCAGCAGACCAGACCCCAGAATCCAGACTGAGACGGTACCGGAATTGGAGCTTCATTTAACACATACCAAGAAAACATCAAAAAAcatttttgaaataaaattagcACTGCAAAGGGGAGGTTATACAACTTTGATTAGCTCAGCTGGGATGAATAGAGTGCCCTGTCTACGGCTTGCATATCCTAATAAGATCTTTGACCTTGACCTCTCATAACTTGTCTCTCTTGGGGTTGGGTGCATGTGGTACGGCAGCAGTGTGGGGCATTCTAAGGACTTTTTTCTTTACTCTTAAACCCAAATTCTGGTGACCCATGGAACAGATTGGATCTTTGGAGATTTCAGATTGCTTTATCATGAGCTAAATAAATGGTTCAAGGACTATTTTAAGAAAGATGCTTTCAAGTTGCAAAACTAATAATTTGTCAGGTGAGACAAACCAAATTTATGGGCTGGTCTGTCTGCTTAACACATCGCTTTGCCTCTGCATATCCAAGCACATAATTCTAGCACCATACCGTGATGGCTTACGAAATGACCAAGCTGGCATTTTTAAAGGTGACattctaaagcaacacaaagAGGATATAGGAACAAATCAGATACTGTTGTGAGCACGCATCTGAAATGACATTTAACAACTACTACAGTTAAAAGGGGAACAAGGTACAAGCAAGGTGAAAACAATGCATGAAAGATGGTAGATAAGAGGGAATCAGTCACTTTTTTTGACAGATGGGCAATAGGATCCGACATTTGGAAAAGAGGATTCTTTCCTCAAACCAAGAATAGAGCAAGCAAGTTTCTGCATCAAATTTGTAAAGATTCCATTAGATGCACGTGAATAAAACAGTAAAGCATGTTACATTTTGCAGGAATTCGTGAAATGTGGTGGTAAAAATGGCTGAATATATGATTGTTCATGGGCAGCTCCATCCAAGAAGATGATCCTGCATGTGAAATGGGTACAGGCTTCAAACTGGAATACAGGAGCTGTCGGTGAGCGGAGATGGGAAAACATTGCACAATGGGGTGGCGCCGAGATCGCAAACTCTCAAGAGAGAGAGAGCGAAAGCGATAGGGCAAAACAAAAGATGTGGGGAAAAAGAGAGAAGGGTTAGAAGCCAGGTGTTTTATCGGAATGAGAGAAAGGCAGCGGGCCTGTTCTTTCTCTGCCTTTGTTTTCTTCCGTGCtctctctctgtagaaaattttgtGCACAGGGAAGGCTGCAAGACTGGTCTCTTTGTTCCAGGCAGTTTGAGAGTGTCCCATAGCTACCTATAGTTACTTTCATGAACAAATGACTCTTCTAACCTCCTCTGTTCGACCACAAGTCCACAACCAGGTTGCGGTAATGGGGTCTCTAGTGTGATAGTCTACCTTATCCGTACTAATCTTCAAAATCTTTTTATATTTAGTTCAGAAAATTGTATATATAGGCATCTTCTGTACATAAACCTTGAGGGGGATTGTTTAATTGCATCCTATAAAGTATAAACTGAAGAGAAAATATCTTGCCATGTATAAAAACACAAATGCAGAACATAATTTAGTAACCACTGCAATGAAAAGTTTGGTGAACAGAATATAATTTTCCTAGAGAAATAGCATGGTAAAGCTGCACAAAAGATCCATCATTTAATTTTCTTCTTTTTAGTTGCAGAGCCCAGAAAAGATGATTTCCCACTAAACAAGCACACGACCATTAGTCGTGCACACAGTACAATTTCCTTTGGTGTTTTTCCGAAAGCCTGAAGAAAATCACGCATCAGACAGCGCGTACACTAGTCCCCTGGGTTCTTGTTTCTTTCACCAGATTATTATTTAAACACTTGAAAACATCCAGGAGTGGTACTGGTACTAGAAATTAGCGCAAGACAAGACAAGCCTGCGGGCTAGTGCTTGGTTTTAGCATTAACAATTGCAGCAAAGTACTGCTAGAAGTGCCAGTACTACACGACCAGTAATTAGAGTACACATGAGGAGCTGGAAGAACAGGCGCCTAGAAACTAGCAGTGGTAGCCCAAAGGCAGGTGACAAAGGTGCGAACCTGCGAGTCATCAATCTCCGGCGAGACCGGCGGGCTGTCGGTGAGGGAGCCGCCGCCGGTGAGAGGGCCACTGCTGTGCGAGAGCCGGCCGGACGTGAGCGGCGCCACCTCCTGCAGCCAAAATTTGCAACAGTGCAGTACTTCAGGTTTTGATTGTACAGATCAAATTAAAGGACACAGTTTTACTAGTAGTATTGATTTGCGCGTGCGAACTGGGAAAGATGAAAATAAAAGGAGCTGGATATGATTCTCTGGATAAGGCATGAATTTGTGTTTGGTGATAAATGGTCGCCTTGGCCGTTAAGCTTGGTTGAAAAATAGAAAAAGGTTGAGGATTACACTTCTTCTAATTGCCCTTAGCAGAAGAATCTCCCCTTTGGCCGTTTCCCCTTGTCCGAACTCCCACCATTTGAAGTCAAAATAAAGCTGGAATTCGATGGAGCGGCTGGTGAGGGCAACAAGACGGTCATGAATTCCCATCAGAGATGGCTGGATTTCGTACTGGAGCGTACGCCCCAATAAGAAGGGTCTGACAGAGATTCACGGGCGATGAGGAAACCAAGAACTCATCAGAGAGACGTACTAGAGTACTAGTACAAAATAGCCAACGGCCAGCAGAAACTTGTGAATTACTACCAGCTGGTAGTAAATCTCAGTAGAATGCAGGTGGGCAGAAGAACCAGAAATCTCCACAATAAGAAACGACCAAAGCGAGCAGAGCGCACGCTTTGTTGTTTGTTAattaaacaaaagaaaacaaaaagagaGATGGCAGAAGCTGACGACATCGACAGAACAGCCCGGGCTATCTTTAATTTTTGCTGGACTCGTGGAAACGGATCGTGAGTTTCTTTCGATGTGAGCAGAACTGATCTTCTTGGCTCCGGCTGACCGGGAGAGAAGAGCGGAGACGAGAGGGGAGGAGCCGGGGACGGGAGGAGGGCTGACCGACTGCGCGAGGATCCGCTCCATGATGAACtgcgaggtggcggcggaggcgaaggAGAAGGAGCTGCCGGCCGTGGTGGCCCCGTCGTCGAGGTCGCAGGCGGCGTCCTCGGCGATGGGCCCGACGagggccggcgacggcggcgcggcgggccgCGGGCGggggacgtcgacggcggaggCGCTCCAGGATCGGGAGAGGAACTCGAACGGGtcgagcggcggctccggcgggcggAGATCGCCGCCGGCGGGGCGGGCCCGCGGTGTGGTGGTCGGCCATGCAGGTGCCCCGGTGGCTGTGGGGCCGGGAGAGCGGGGCGGTAGAGTGGGAGAGTGTGTGCAAGAGAGCGAGTCGGGCGCGTGAGTGAGGTTCGCTGCGAGTCGAGTCGTGTGAGTGAGTGAGAAGGGGAGGGGCGCACGGGGGAAGTGGAGGTGGTGGTTTTGGGCTGGTTTTATAGATGCCAACCGCCTCTCTTCCTCTCTGGCCAAGCTCTCGCTTCCTCCCTTGTGTACCATGCCTACGTGTCATTCTGGTGCACTGCCCTCGCTTTGCACGGTGGGTATGTACATTGCGTGGTTCAACAGTATTGAAACAATTCAAAATCTACAGCTCAAAGTATTGTGTATGGCGTATTATCGATACTCATTTCCATCTTTCTAGGCTTTGAACCCCCAACAACGACAATGCGCCTCTGCACCAAGTCATTCCGCCCACCCCTCTCTCATTCTCTCTTCTGAACACCTTGAGaggtccctctctctctctctcaccggcTCCCCTCCTTCAACGGCCTTGCCGGTCGGAGTGATAGGTAGAAGGGACACCGAGTATAGGCTGCTAGGTTTAGTGTGTTTTCCCTATGTGGTGTATGGCGTTATGCCGCTAAGATCCAGGACATTGATGCATATGAGTTGCGTTCAGTGGATAGTGGTCGTGATGCTTCTTGGCATGTTGCTCCGGTGTCCAGAATCGGATTTGGGAATAGGGGAGCCTACTGTGTTGTCGTTCAATAAGCTCATTGTGCAACCTCTAGATCTAGAGGTCAAGGCAGTTGGTTCGCAAGATATGCAGCAGGGGAGTGATGAAGCTGCTCCTGGGAGTGCATCCACATTGGCTCTGCTTTGGTCAACATCATGTATGTTCGAAGGGCGACAACTCCCTCCCTCTCCGTCAACATCAGTTCATCTCCTCGGCCGATGACTACATGTCAAAATCAACCTCCATGATGATATGCCAAGGTGGAAGCCCCCTGCACCAACTCGGTAGGCTCCGACGGTGTGGTGCTCGGTTGTGTTGTGATGCCAAGAAGCGGTGGTGTTGGGGTTGGACCCCATCATATTTCCATTATTCCTATTAGGGTCGTTGGTGCGAAAAGTTTGGACTTGATTGTAATTTTTTTATTCTCGCAGTCCTCCATGTAACTGAAGCTCCACTGAATGAAGCTTATGGGTCCCTCCGGGACCTACCCCTATTACAAAAAAGAACCCCACCTCTCTCCCCCCTCGCTCGCTCTACCTACCACTCCCTCTCTCTCATGGGTTTGGAGTTCTTGTGCTCCGACCGATCACTAGAATGTGCGTTCGAGAAATATCTGAACGAACATCGATACtcctgatcccaagttttgaaatgTGCAAGTCATATGTGTTTGCAAGTttataaaatttaaaataaatcatCTACATGCATATATGAGTTGAAACTTTTTCGTGCAAAGATTTGAGAAAATACCGCACGCTGCCTtgataaaaatgaaaaaatggaaCTTCAACAGTGGAAGGTACGGAACTTGCTTTTTTCCCTTAGGTATTTGGTCATTTTATATCATGTTATATACTCTCATGCTTAAGTTTTTATGGTTCATCGAGACCTTTTTACGGAGgttcactagtggaaaatagcTCATCTATGACGTACCAAAtttaaattatgtggcgcatatccCTCTCGCCACAGTTGCGCATATctacatgcgccacaaaaatttcaaaatttctgtggcgcaccaggtatTCATGTGCCACAGaaatcttctgtggcgcaccaggtatttatgcgccacagaaaaaattgaatttttttaaaaaaaggcgGCCAGGattttgctattttttttttgaaatttcgccggaggaggaggtggtggagtaggaggaggaggtggtggtgggtggaggaggccgaggaggccggccggaggaggtggtggtggagtaggaggaggaggaggaggtaggtggaggaggtggtggtggtggtggaggaggaggaggatgttggagatatgcccaagaggcaataataaattagttattattatatcttagtgttcatgataaatgtttgcatcctatgatataattgtattaaccgaaacattgatacatgtgtgttatgttaacaacaaggagtccctagtaagcctcttgtataactagcttgttgattaatagatgatcatggtttcgtgatcatgaacattggatgtttttaataacaaggttatgtcattgggtgaatgatataatggacatacacccaaataagcgtagcatgagatcaagtcattaagttcatcttgctattgagatcatgtaaatcacttacaccggaaggatactTTGATTAAATCAAAATccattgcataaatgggtggttataaagatgggattaagtattcggaaagtatgagttgaggcatatggatcaagagtgggatttgtccatccgatgacggatagatatactctgggtcctctcggtggaatgtcgtctaattagcttgcaagcatgtgactaggtcacaagagatgacataccacggtacgagtaaagagtacttgtcggtaacgaggttgaactaggtatggagataccgatgatcgaacctcggacaagtaaagtatcgcatgagaaagggaatcagtatcatatgttaatggttcaatcgatcactaagttatcattgaatgtgtgggagccattatggatctccaggtcccgctattggttattgatcggagaggagtctcgatccagtctgcatagttcacgaatcgtagggtgacgcgcttaaggttcgatgtcataagtagattcggaatatgagatggagactgaagtttgttcggagtatcggatgggatccaagacatcacgaggaggtccagaatagtctggagaataagattcatatatgggaagtcattttcagggttaccggaaaagttcaggatttttcggtattttACCGGAGGTTCTGGAAGGTTccagagggtaccatagtgggtccCAAATAtaccggacgaccaacatggaccggaggggtcgcataggcccacatgggccaggcacaccagcACCCCAAGGTCCATGTGgttggatcaagtggataagatcaaatcccttgaaaatagggacttaacttgaggGGGAAGttgccccccttgttttggccgaccctagggcttggaggaggggccaaggcagccccccacgcctatataagagggaggggagggctggggcgcagcacatcatcccTCAAGccatagccgcccctctctccctcctccttcttcctgcgcaggcttggcgaagccctgcaggaatttctactccacctccaccaccacgccgttgtgctgctgggattccgaggggatctaccacctccgatgcccgctggaacggggagaggatggacttcatcgacaccgtacgcatgaccgagtacggaagtgctgccggattgcagcaccggatgatcgactacatcaacaacgagatctgatctcgtaaggctttggatctttgagggttagtctctcatacATATCGTTTCTTCTATCTTCATAGATTATatcttggcttttcctagattggatcttggttttgttcttgttcacggtagaaattttttgttttctatgcaacgaacccatcagtggtatcagagccgtgtctatgcatagatctgttgcacgagtagaacacaatggttttatgggcatttatgctcttgttgtctttggttagtgtattttgcatcttgcgggatggtgggatgaagcggcccgggctaactttacatgaccgcgtctcatgagacttgctccacacttgacatgcaacttgtattgcataagtggctttgcgggtgtctgtctctcgcaccatagttaagattctactctttctattgacaacattagtatcaccgttgtggttcatgttcgtaggtagattggatcttactcgaaaaacctaaaccacgtaaaatatgcaaaccaaattagaggcgtctaacttgtttttgcagggtttggtgatgtgatatggccatgatgtgatgatgattatatttgatgtatgagatgttcattattgtattatggtaactggcaggagcctaatggttgcctttaaatttgttaagacctgcgtgtctattcatcatgtaatagctttatttcaagtagttgttatagtagctataagtgatggacaaccatgaagcggcaccatggaccttggtgcaatgctggtgatgatgaagatcatgctcatgtgcttaatcaaagtatccttccggtgtaagtgatttacatgatctcatggtcgaaggactagggaagttatcatataagatgggttgcagtgtggaagtatctctcttttagttggttgtctatgtatcccttggtgtgagtgttgccagtcgctgcccgaatatatggtggtcccgttggcacgtccttgatcgatgatgagagacccaccaccgccaactcgactgcttctttttcacttacgtgaaccgaatagcatcggttcctaacggtcctgaagcgctggatgtattctgacacctgtttccccgcgctccgtcgcacttgtgcaagatcggcaataccagcctcggaagcttcgagtgataccgtaggtggaactcgctcttccaaccgcttccaagtccggactgagttcggtggcagcgatgtgtaccatccaaaagccgatcccgtgagggaccgtgcgaagaacctcacacgcagctcgtccgatgctgagatcgtgcccagctgtgccaaatatcggctcacatgctcgatggagccggaaccatccgatacactaaactttgtaaagtcgtggagccgatatttgggaggtagcggaatcaattcgtactcgttggggtacggcttggtatagccgattgtcctccttttcggcatcatgccgaactggtctttcaggattgtacaaatctcatccgcggtgatggctgaaggcgttggaccctgaagattcgccgaggtggcatacttggccagccatgcttgcttttccagcttcgagccaaccgcaggagctgagctctggaggtttgtcggagtggcgtacttagctaaccacgtttgcttctcaagatctgctcccgacgttcctcctgctgtcgtACAAGACATTGAGcctattctgccaggtaactgctgaaatcggctctatgattagccaaggcactctgcCAGTCgctggaacaactcagggctgcggctggcccatcagggcaccaccttggccgatgatacctgtcttcttcttcatcatcgtcctctagttcctcgagatcttccacccgagcaggctcggcatgtttgttccgaggcgggagaggccctaaacgtttgaacacggacacgttagctgcatccttcttcttttgtttgcattctgggcagttgccgattgtaggcaatcggctcattcctgaatcccagcagtgtctgaagaagaggCAGtcgcagtgcctatccacgtcgtcttgctccctcggctttcccttggcgtggcgctcatatcgctcctcatcgtgatcatgccgatgacgtctcctgtcgtccctagccagccgatctttttcatcatcatcgctggaccgtcggcgttggtcatactgactcacatacttgttgaggaggtgatcagagagatgtcgctgatatcttatgttcttcacttctccctctgtgatgtagcgctcgccgtcgtggcggagccgatcgcgtggagcggcttcctctgtgtctttgctatgagagcagctgccctcatctccgtccttaccagagtggtgcccaggtcccaccatgttgatattgcacgagaaatctggctggcaccctccatggtgagtatactccaccatgttaatggcgggaaggggtgtgtgtcgaccttcatggcgtactcggttgaaaattagccgtcctttttctatcgccatttggatccgccgacgccacaccccgcattcgttggtggtgtgggtgaacgtgttatgccacttgcggtatggctttccgttcagctctcgcaccgtggggatcttgtggccttcgggtaccttcgaccgcttctccgtgagtaagaggtcgaaaatctgctcggctttggccacgtcgaagtcgaaccctttggaggaccttgtggcttgacccacttacaggacacggggctcgccgtccgagtccattcagccactgctacctcctgatctcccatagcaccttcatcctcgtccgcctcaaccaggaccaccgcacgcttgaatttatcctggtaaacatctgggtggcgctgttcatatgctgacagcttctgtaccatgtgcgccaatgagggGTAGTcttcttgggaggccacgtccttgatcgatgatgagagacccaccaccgccaactcgactgcttctttttcacttacgtgaaccgaatagcatcggttcctaacggtctcgaagcgccggatgtatttcgacactcgtttccccgcgcttcgtcgcacttgtacaagatcggcaataccagcctcggaagcttcgagtgatactataggtggaactgctcttccaactcgcttccaagtccggaccgagttcggtggcggcgatgtgtaccatccaaaagccgatcccgtgagggatcgtgcgaagaacctcacacgcagtcgttatcaccggaatttgaccaagtcgagaggtgggccgcgatcgaagatgggtgtgaagaaatatatatagaagaagtatgtggatcggcctttttaccaagttgggct contains:
- the LOC124699884 gene encoding VAN3-binding protein-like, whose product is MQYCRVGTPKPQAYRGGSKTVGRWLKDRKEKKKEETRAHNAQVHAAVSVAAVAAAVAAVAAATAAASGSGKDDRAARTDLAMASAATLVAAQCVEAAESMGAEREHLEAVVSSAVNVRTPGDIVTVTAAAATALRGAATLRARALKEVWNIAAVIPVEKGTMGGGGGGGGHHQKQQNMPKQHRKLESNGSSLSDLSLEEENTFLGVCSQELLVRGTELLKRTRKGALHSKVVSVYINRMGLVALKMKSRHVAGTITKKKKSVVIDVCKDVAAWPGRHLLEDGEHRRYFGLRTADHRVIEFECTSQREYELWTKGVARLLSIAGERKRPL